A single region of the Pontimicrobium sp. SW4 genome encodes:
- a CDS encoding glutaminase: MIDFQNVIEDIHQELKNEVNKGLVASYIPELTNIDPDNFGIFVKHVNGNSYAAGEWNVPFSIQSISKAFSLALTLPIYKDSIWERIDVEPSGNPFNHLSLLELESGIPRNPFINAGAIVIADMLVTQFENPKQVFLDYVRDLTNDQTISFNYEVANSERLTGFGNFAAANLLKAFNNFENDVDVVLDLYFHQCSIEMTCEQLSNAFYMLANNGKCLQNKQRLTPSQAKRINAIMLTCGFYDEAGEFAFEVGLPGKSGVGGGIIALLPNHFTITTWSPGLNEKGNSLLGMKALELFTTKTKLSIF; the protein is encoded by the coding sequence ATGATAGATTTCCAAAATGTTATTGAAGATATTCATCAGGAATTAAAAAACGAAGTTAACAAAGGTTTGGTGGCTTCATATATTCCCGAACTAACAAATATAGATCCTGATAATTTTGGAATTTTTGTTAAGCATGTTAATGGTAATTCTTATGCTGCTGGAGAGTGGAATGTGCCTTTTTCTATTCAAAGTATATCAAAAGCTTTCTCGCTAGCTTTAACATTACCCATTTATAAAGATTCTATCTGGGAGCGTATAGATGTAGAACCTTCAGGAAACCCATTCAATCATTTATCGTTGTTAGAGCTTGAATCTGGTATTCCAAGAAACCCATTTATAAATGCTGGAGCAATTGTAATTGCAGATATGTTGGTAACGCAATTTGAAAATCCCAAACAAGTTTTTTTAGATTATGTTCGCGATTTAACTAATGATCAAACAATAAGTTTTAATTATGAAGTAGCAAATTCAGAACGTCTTACTGGTTTTGGAAATTTTGCTGCAGCTAACCTTTTAAAAGCATTTAATAATTTTGAAAATGATGTTGATGTTGTTTTAGATCTATACTTTCATCAATGCTCTATAGAAATGACTTGTGAACAACTATCTAATGCTTTTTATATGTTGGCAAATAATGGGAAATGTCTCCAGAATAAACAACGCTTAACACCTAGTCAAGCAAAACGCATCAATGCAATTATGCTTACTTGTGGTTTTTACGATGAAGCTGGTGAATTCGCTTTTGAAGTAGGCTTACCTGGTAAAAGTGGTGTAGGTGGTGGGATTATTGCCTTATTACCTAATCACTTCACCATTACAACATGGTCACCAGGTTTAAACGAAAAAGGAAACTCACTCTTGGGCATGAAAGCTTTAGAACTTTTTACTACTAAAACTAAATTGTCTATCTTTTAG
- a CDS encoding sugar nucleotide-binding protein — MPHHTQKATILILGASGFIGNSVYKELCGYFRTFGTYNTNNKSFENNQHFFQYNVEEDDVFDILNAVKPTVIISALRGDFFAQVIAHQHISEYIITNKCRLIFLSSANVFDAYSKYPSYENDKTLSHSVYGHFKIKIENMLLRLPKMKVAILRLPMVFGAFSPRIDEIKQSLKEKMPIEVFPNLVMNVTSDNKLTQQIHYIINRSKYGIFHLGSSDLVHHDDFISDIVNTLGDYKPTYKHVYTTNDERYLAVLSKENKLPKHLRIKSHEILEELKV; from the coding sequence ATGCCTCATCATACACAAAAAGCTACCATTCTAATTTTAGGAGCTAGCGGTTTCATTGGAAACTCAGTTTACAAAGAGCTTTGTGGCTATTTTAGAACCTTTGGTACTTATAACACGAACAACAAATCTTTTGAAAATAACCAACATTTTTTTCAATATAATGTTGAAGAAGATGATGTTTTTGACATTCTAAATGCCGTTAAACCCACTGTGATTATATCTGCTTTACGTGGCGATTTTTTTGCTCAAGTTATTGCGCATCAACATATTTCAGAATACATAATTACAAATAAATGTAGGCTTATCTTTTTATCATCTGCCAATGTCTTTGATGCTTACAGTAAATATCCTAGTTACGAAAATGATAAAACACTTAGTCATAGTGTATACGGACACTTTAAGATAAAGATAGAGAATATGCTGCTTAGGCTTCCAAAAATGAAAGTAGCAATTTTAAGATTACCAATGGTGTTTGGAGCGTTTTCACCTAGAATTGACGAAATTAAACAATCATTAAAAGAAAAAATGCCTATCGAGGTTTTTCCAAATTTGGTGATGAATGTCACATCTGACAATAAATTAACACAACAAATTCATTACATCATCAATCGTAGCAAGTATGGTATATTTCATTTAGGAAGTAGTGACTTAGTACATCATGATGACTTTATAAGCGACATTGTAAACACTCTGGGAGATTACAAGCCCACTTACAAGCACGTTTACACTACAAATGACGAACGTTATTTAGCAGTACTTTCTAAAGAGAATAAGCTCCCAAAGCATTTACGAATTAAAAGTCATGAGATTTTAGAAGAATTAAAAGTTTAA
- a CDS encoding 4a-hydroxytetrahydrobiopterin dehydratase, translating to MSKLTPDQIEQYMLRFPDWEYYDNAIHAEFEFENFKDCFSAMSRIAFECEALNHHPNWSNVYNVLTISLFTHSANGLTKIDFELAEAIESIVEPEE from the coding sequence ATGTCAAAATTAACTCCAGACCAAATAGAACAATACATGCTACGCTTTCCAGATTGGGAATATTATGATAATGCTATTCATGCTGAATTTGAATTCGAAAACTTTAAAGATTGTTTTAGTGCCATGAGTAGGATTGCATTTGAGTGTGAAGCCTTAAATCATCATCCAAATTGGAGTAATGTTTATAATGTGCTTACCATTTCTTTATTTACACACAGTGCTAATGGCCTTACTAAAATAGATTTTGAATTAGCAGAAGCTATAGAATCTATTGTAGAGCCAGAAGAATAG
- a CDS encoding YebC/PmpR family DNA-binding transcriptional regulator, which yields MGRAFEFRKARKMKRWSAMSKAFTRIGKDIVMAVKEGGPDPDSNSRLRAVIQNAKSVNMPKDNVERAIKRASDKSQGDYKEVVFEGYAPHGIAVLVETATDNNTRTVANVRSYFNKCDGSLGTSGSVVFMFDHTCNFRIPSEGLDPEEIELEFIDYGAEEVFIDDDGILIYAPFESFGAIQAALEERKIEILSSGFERIPQVTKSLSAEAAADVEKLLEKLEEDDDVQNVYHTMEEDTES from the coding sequence ATGGGAAGAGCTTTTGAATTTCGTAAAGCACGTAAAATGAAACGATGGTCTGCAATGAGTAAAGCCTTTACTCGTATTGGTAAAGACATCGTGATGGCCGTTAAAGAAGGTGGGCCAGATCCTGATAGTAATTCTCGATTGCGTGCAGTAATTCAAAATGCAAAGTCAGTGAATATGCCTAAAGACAATGTTGAGCGTGCCATAAAACGTGCAAGCGATAAAAGTCAAGGCGATTATAAGGAAGTTGTTTTTGAAGGCTATGCGCCTCACGGTATTGCGGTATTAGTTGAAACTGCTACAGACAACAACACACGAACAGTTGCTAATGTTCGAAGTTATTTTAATAAATGTGATGGTAGTTTAGGAACTTCTGGTTCTGTGGTGTTTATGTTTGATCATACCTGTAATTTTAGAATTCCAAGCGAAGGCTTAGACCCTGAAGAAATTGAATTGGAATTTATTGATTATGGCGCCGAAGAAGTATTTATAGACGACGATGGCATTTTAATCTATGCTCCATTTGAAAGTTTTGGAGCCATACAAGCTGCTTTAGAAGAACGTAAAATAGAAATACTATCATCTGGATTTGAGCGTATTCCACAAGTCACTAAATCATTAAGTGCTGAAGCCGCTGCAGATGTTGAGAAATTGCTTGAAAAACTAGAAGAAGATGATGATGTACAAAACGTGTATCATACAATGGAGGAAGACACAGAATCTTAG
- a CDS encoding RidA family protein — translation MKKQTNQLILITIFITLAFVIQSCDQLQKEETNQVEKEIIVESEKPEYFLLRPEVEKAFGYSHAVKIGNDIKISGAVSMDNEGNPTAIGNLEQQMKNCYADLEKILKHYGCTFDDVIVENIFTTNMPLFLENAAYRNEIYTKQFPTGSWIGIKELAIPEFMIEIELEVYKSK, via the coding sequence ATGAAGAAACAAACCAATCAACTAATTCTAATTACGATTTTTATAACATTGGCTTTTGTTATACAGAGTTGTGATCAATTACAAAAAGAAGAAACAAACCAAGTCGAAAAAGAAATAATCGTTGAATCTGAAAAACCTGAGTACTTTTTGCTTCGTCCTGAAGTGGAAAAAGCTTTCGGATATTCACACGCTGTGAAAATAGGAAATGATATTAAAATTTCCGGAGCAGTAAGTATGGATAATGAAGGTAACCCAACTGCAATTGGCAATTTAGAACAGCAAATGAAAAACTGTTATGCTGATTTAGAAAAAATTCTAAAACATTACGGCTGTACATTTGATGATGTTATTGTCGAAAATATTTTTACAACTAATATGCCTTTGTTTCTTGAAAATGCAGCGTATCGAAATGAAATTTATACTAAACAATTTCCAACAGGTTCTTGGATAGGTATAAAAGAATTAGCAATTCCAGAATTTATGATAGAAATTGAATTAGAAGTGTATAAATCCAAATAA
- a CDS encoding aminotransferase class V-fold PLP-dependent enzyme, with translation MTLDLNFIRSQFPAFTESTLDGWAFFENAGGSYPCKQVINRLTDFYMKNKVQVYYPYPASTLAGKLMDASYKRMADYLNVNETEIHFGPSTTQNIYVLANAMRPMWNDGDEIIVSCQDHEANSGAWRRLVKQGINIVEWHINPKTGLLELGDLERLLTNKTKMVAYPHCSNVIGHINPAKQISAMVHAYGALSVVDGVGYAPHGFPDLKDLGADIYLFSLYKTFGPHLGLMYVNKNLIVKMKNQSHFFKEGITRSMLTPAGPDHAQIAAANGILDYFDTVYNHHFDAEINPSEKNKALNTLFHNHETLLMEPLLTFLRSRDDIRIIGPETTKDRAPIISIIPTNKNIKKVYADLTKHKLMLGIGHFYAVRPLMNMSIPTQSGVIRISFLHYTSPKEIDQLIEGLKIALAN, from the coding sequence ATGACCCTTGATTTAAACTTTATACGCTCTCAATTTCCAGCATTTACTGAATCAACACTAGATGGTTGGGCATTTTTTGAAAACGCTGGTGGATCCTACCCTTGTAAACAAGTAATTAATAGGCTAACTGATTTTTACATGAAAAATAAAGTTCAGGTATATTATCCTTACCCTGCTTCTACACTTGCTGGTAAATTGATGGATGCCTCCTATAAACGAATGGCTGATTACTTAAATGTTAATGAAACCGAAATCCATTTTGGGCCTTCAACAACACAAAATATTTATGTATTGGCAAACGCTATGCGACCAATGTGGAATGATGGTGATGAGATAATTGTTTCCTGTCAAGACCATGAAGCTAATTCTGGAGCATGGAGACGATTAGTTAAACAAGGTATTAATATTGTCGAATGGCATATAAACCCAAAAACTGGTTTATTAGAGTTGGGCGACTTGGAGCGTTTACTTACTAATAAAACAAAAATGGTTGCTTATCCTCATTGTTCTAATGTAATTGGACATATAAATCCTGCGAAGCAAATTAGTGCTATGGTTCATGCATATGGAGCTCTCTCAGTAGTAGATGGCGTTGGTTATGCACCTCATGGTTTTCCAGATTTAAAGGATTTAGGTGCAGATATTTATTTGTTTTCATTGTACAAAACATTTGGGCCTCATTTAGGGTTAATGTATGTTAATAAAAATTTGATTGTTAAGATGAAAAACCAATCTCACTTTTTTAAAGAAGGCATAACTAGAAGCATGTTGACACCTGCTGGTCCTGACCACGCCCAAATAGCTGCTGCCAATGGGATTTTAGACTATTTTGATACAGTTTACAATCATCATTTTGATGCTGAAATAAACCCATCTGAAAAGAATAAAGCCCTAAACACATTATTCCATAATCATGAAACACTTTTAATGGAACCATTACTTACCTTTTTAAGGTCTCGTGATGACATAAGAATTATTGGTCCAGAAACCACTAAAGATAGAGCTCCTATTATCTCTATTATTCCAACTAATAAAAACATTAAAAAAGTGTATGCTGACTTAACAAAACATAAATTAATGCTAGGAATAGGACATTTTTATGCAGTGAGACCTTTGATGAATATGAGCATTCCAACACAATCTGGAGTTATTAGAATTTCATTCTTGCATTATACAAGCCCTAAAGAAATAGACCAACTCATTGAAGGTTTAAAAATAGCTTTAGCAAATTAG
- a CDS encoding DUF1801 domain-containing protein: MDKNESFYLNKEEPNKSCLLALRDIILNQDENVTETTKYGMPCFCYKKKMFCYLWTDKKTKEPYILFVEGQHINHPKLETGNRNRMKILQINPDEDIPVKTIESLLEIALELYRNGVISIK; encoded by the coding sequence ATGGATAAAAACGAAAGTTTCTATTTAAACAAAGAAGAACCTAATAAAAGTTGTTTGTTAGCACTACGTGACATTATATTAAATCAAGATGAAAACGTGACAGAAACTACCAAATATGGCATGCCTTGTTTTTGTTATAAGAAAAAAATGTTTTGTTATTTATGGACAGATAAAAAAACTAAAGAACCTTATATTCTTTTTGTTGAAGGACAACATATTAACCATCCAAAACTGGAAACTGGAAATCGTAATAGAATGAAAATATTACAAATAAATCCTGATGAGGATATTCCAGTCAAAACTATTGAATCACTTCTAGAAATTGCTTTAGAGTTATATAGAAATGGAGTTATAAGTATAAAATAA
- a CDS encoding peroxidase-related enzyme (This protein belongs to a clade of uncharacterized proteins related to peroxidases such as the alkylhydroperoxidase AhpD.) — protein sequence MSWIHVIPFEEATGKLKQIYKKIKGPNNQIDNVLSIHSLRPHTLVGHMSLYKNILHHSNNTFANWMLELLGTYTSYINKCDYCYEHHFAGMKRFLNNDTKADELRHHIEHKTLVEYLTKKEFALIDYAHKLTLEADTLSKATISYLKSLGYNDGEILEVNQVVAYFNYANRTVMGLGVNTDNEVLGLSPSNKDDESAWGHQ from the coding sequence ATGAGTTGGATACACGTTATTCCGTTTGAAGAAGCCACAGGGAAATTAAAACAGATTTACAAAAAAATAAAAGGTCCAAATAACCAAATAGATAATGTGCTAAGCATTCATAGTTTACGACCTCATACACTGGTTGGGCACATGAGTTTGTACAAAAACATCTTACACCATAGTAATAACACGTTTGCAAACTGGATGCTAGAACTTTTGGGTACTTATACTAGTTATATTAATAAGTGTGACTATTGCTACGAACATCATTTTGCTGGTATGAAGCGTTTTTTAAATAACGACACTAAAGCTGATGAATTAAGGCACCATATAGAACATAAAACTCTTGTCGAATATTTAACAAAAAAGGAATTTGCACTAATTGATTATGCACATAAATTAACTCTTGAAGCAGATACGCTTTCTAAAGCAACCATTAGTTATTTAAAAAGCTTAGGCTATAATGATGGTGAGATATTGGAAGTCAACCAAGTAGTAGCTTATTTTAATTATGCTAACCGAACAGTTATGGGTTTAGGTGTGAATACTGATAACGAAGTATTGGGCTTATCGCCTAGTAATAAAGATGATGAAAGTGCTTGGGGTCATCAATAA
- a CDS encoding 1-acyl-sn-glycerol-3-phosphate acyltransferase: MRWLAKIIYYKILGWKVTGFSDFESVKKAVIIAVPHTSWHDFYIGILLRSVIGVETNYVGKKGLFKFPFGWFFRWLGGAPVERKNNENQVEAIARLFEEKEVFRMTMAPEGTRKKVTEWRTGFYYIAKAAKVPIVMFTLDFENKENKFSEPFYPTDDKEADFKFMHKFYEGVKGKVPEYS, translated from the coding sequence ATGCGTTGGTTAGCAAAAATCATTTATTATAAAATTCTAGGTTGGAAAGTAACAGGATTTAGTGATTTTGAAAGCGTAAAAAAGGCTGTAATTATAGCTGTACCACATACAAGTTGGCATGATTTCTATATTGGTATTTTATTGCGTTCGGTTATTGGAGTTGAAACGAATTACGTTGGTAAAAAAGGATTGTTCAAATTTCCATTTGGTTGGTTTTTTAGATGGTTAGGAGGCGCTCCGGTTGAGCGAAAAAATAACGAAAACCAAGTAGAGGCAATTGCTAGATTGTTTGAAGAAAAAGAGGTTTTTAGAATGACCATGGCACCAGAAGGCACACGAAAAAAGGTAACCGAATGGCGAACTGGCTTTTACTATATAGCAAAAGCTGCCAAAGTCCCAATAGTGATGTTTACCCTAGATTTTGAAAACAAAGAAAATAAATTCTCAGAGCCTTTTTATCCTACAGATGATAAAGAAGCCGACTTTAAGTTTATGCATAAATTTTATGAAGGCGTTAAAGGCAAAGTTCCTGAATATTCATAG
- a CDS encoding iron-containing alcohol dehydrogenase family protein encodes MSYKNFPMVPRVVFGRGSFNQLNEIIAPKRLSSHAPFIFLVDDVFKGNIWLTTRIPLSYQDKILYISANEEPKTSQVDELVEQLIVTNKELPSGIIGIGGGTILDLAKAVSIMLTNKGSASDYQGWDLVKNQAIYHVGIPTISGTGAEVSRTTVLTGPERKLGINSDYTPFDQVILDPELTKDVPKDQWFYTGMDCYIHCIESLNGTYLNAFSQSYGEKAYELCLEVFVKDELSTEASQDKLMMASWHGGMSIAYSQVGVAHAMSYGLSYLLGTKHGVGNCIVFNHLAEFYPEGVTLFKEMMKAHNIKLPQGICAHLEDHHFDTMIDVALSLEPLWENALGKDWKKTITRDMLKSLYEKM; translated from the coding sequence ATGAGTTATAAAAATTTCCCAATGGTGCCAAGAGTTGTTTTTGGACGTGGTAGTTTTAATCAATTAAACGAGATTATCGCCCCAAAGCGTTTAAGTAGTCATGCTCCTTTTATTTTTTTGGTAGACGATGTATTTAAAGGTAATATATGGTTAACCACAAGAATTCCGTTGTCATATCAAGATAAAATATTATATATTTCTGCTAATGAAGAACCTAAAACATCTCAAGTTGACGAATTAGTTGAACAGTTAATTGTAACTAACAAAGAATTACCTTCTGGAATAATTGGCATTGGAGGAGGCACTATTCTCGATTTAGCAAAAGCAGTTTCTATAATGTTGACAAACAAGGGAAGCGCGAGCGATTATCAAGGTTGGGATTTAGTAAAAAACCAAGCTATTTACCATGTTGGTATTCCAACAATTTCTGGAACTGGTGCAGAGGTATCACGTACTACTGTTTTAACTGGCCCCGAAAGAAAATTAGGTATTAATAGCGACTATACACCTTTTGACCAAGTAATTCTAGACCCTGAGTTAACAAAAGATGTCCCTAAAGACCAATGGTTCTATACTGGAATGGATTGCTATATACACTGTATAGAATCACTTAACGGTACCTACTTAAATGCCTTTAGCCAAAGCTATGGAGAAAAAGCTTATGAACTTTGCTTAGAAGTATTTGTAAAAGATGAATTATCTACAGAAGCATCTCAAGATAAATTAATGATGGCTTCATGGCATGGAGGTATGAGTATTGCATATTCACAAGTTGGTGTTGCTCATGCGATGAGTTATGGGCTGTCTTATTTATTAGGAACAAAACATGGTGTGGGAAACTGCATTGTGTTTAACCATTTAGCAGAATTTTATCCAGAGGGTGTGACATTATTTAAAGAAATGATGAAAGCACATAATATTAAACTTCCACAAGGAATTTGCGCACATTTAGAAGACCACCATTTTGATACTATGATAGATGTAGCACTTAGTTTAGAGCCACTTTGGGAAAATGCATTAGGTAAAGACTGGAAAAAAACTATTACAAGAGATATGCTAAAAAGCTTGTACGAAAAAATGTAA